A section of the Candidatus Binatia bacterium genome encodes:
- the paaG gene encoding enoyl-CoA hydratase: MQGIRYRTHNGVAEITLDRPERRNALNDEMIEGLLSAFRAAYDDVAVRAVVLRAQGDTFCAGADLKSGGVQARDGEQPFVTLLRSMWYGPKPILGAVTGSAFGGGLGLIAACDLTIAAQEAQFAFSEVRVGVVPAMISVVVLPKIGIQNAMWLFLTAERFSAERARDIGLVHRVVPRAQLDAAVDDTLAQLRLAGPQALRHAKELVRRVPQMNMDDAFRYASTLIAELFASPEAAEGMRAFAEKRKPNWVS, translated from the coding sequence CGATCGGCCCGAGCGGCGTAACGCCCTCAACGACGAGATGATTGAAGGTTTACTTAGCGCATTCCGTGCCGCCTACGACGACGTCGCGGTTCGCGCCGTCGTGCTACGGGCGCAGGGTGACACGTTTTGCGCGGGCGCGGATCTCAAAAGCGGCGGGGTCCAAGCACGGGACGGCGAGCAACCGTTCGTGACGCTTTTGCGTTCCATGTGGTACGGCCCGAAGCCCATTCTCGGCGCAGTCACCGGTTCGGCATTTGGCGGCGGATTGGGCCTGATCGCCGCTTGTGATCTGACGATTGCCGCACAGGAGGCACAGTTCGCATTCAGCGAGGTGCGTGTCGGCGTCGTGCCGGCGATGATCTCGGTGGTGGTCCTCCCCAAGATCGGGATCCAAAACGCCATGTGGTTGTTTCTGACTGCAGAGCGTTTTTCCGCCGAGCGCGCCCGGGACATTGGGCTGGTTCACCGCGTGGTGCCCCGCGCGCAGTTGGACGCGGCCGTGGACGACACCCTCGCGCAGTTGCGTTTGGCCGGGCCGCAAGCGCTGCGGCACGCAAAAGAGCTCGTTCGGCGCGTTCCCCAGATGAACATGGACGACGCCTTTCGTTACGCGAGCACCTTGATTGCAGAGCTTTTTGCGTCCCCGGAAGCAGCCGAGGGCATGCGGGCGTTCGCAGAAAAGCGGAAACCGAACTGGGTGAGCTGA